A single window of Acidimicrobiales bacterium DNA harbors:
- a CDS encoding histone deacetylase gives MALLVFTSEVCSEHETGLSHPERPERTSAVLDGIGSSLVREAVALAEAPSADMTDLGRVHDVGHLRALEQLCAEGGGAVDPDTWLSEGSWRAALRAAGAGLAAVEELRAGAGDAAFCVVRPPGHHAERRSAMGFCLVNNVAVTAAKLADEGERVLIADYDAHHGNGTQAIFWEDPRVMYVSWHQWPLYPGTGAAEEIGGGTGSGTTVNFPLPPLTTGDTYLRSVDEVLAPLVERFAPTWLLISAGFDAHRDDPITSMGLTSGDYAQITAKLVEFVSTGRVVAFLEGGYDLGALRSCAAGVAAALLGETEHPEPPTSGGPGGSVITYVKRLFDVWFR, from the coding sequence ATGGCACTGCTGGTCTTCACCTCCGAGGTGTGCAGCGAACACGAGACGGGACTCTCGCATCCGGAGAGACCGGAGCGAACGTCCGCGGTGCTCGACGGGATCGGCTCCTCTCTCGTGAGGGAGGCGGTAGCTCTCGCCGAGGCACCATCGGCGGACATGACCGATCTCGGCAGGGTCCACGACGTCGGGCACCTTCGCGCCCTCGAGCAGCTCTGCGCCGAAGGTGGGGGAGCTGTCGATCCGGACACGTGGTTATCGGAAGGTTCTTGGCGCGCGGCACTGCGTGCTGCAGGTGCGGGTTTGGCTGCAGTGGAGGAACTTCGCGCCGGGGCCGGAGATGCGGCATTCTGTGTCGTCCGGCCTCCCGGGCACCACGCAGAACGCCGTTCCGCGATGGGGTTCTGCCTCGTGAACAACGTGGCCGTAACGGCGGCGAAGTTGGCCGACGAAGGCGAGCGGGTGCTCATAGCCGACTACGACGCCCATCATGGCAACGGGACCCAGGCGATCTTCTGGGAGGACCCTCGGGTCATGTACGTGTCTTGGCATCAGTGGCCCCTCTATCCGGGCACGGGAGCGGCGGAAGAGATCGGTGGGGGGACCGGCTCCGGCACGACCGTGAACTTTCCGCTTCCACCCCTGACCACCGGAGACACCTATCTTCGGTCGGTAGACGAAGTGCTCGCGCCTCTCGTCGAGCGGTTTGCCCCGACCTGGCTACTCATCTCGGCGGGATTCGACGCGCACCGAGACGACCCCATCACCTCGATGGGCCTCACCTCGGGCGACTACGCACAGATCACCGCCAAATTGGTGGAATTCGTCTCGACCGGAAGGGTCGTCGCGTTCTTGGAAGGCGGGTACGACCTCGGCGCGCTGAGATCGTGTGCTGCAGGAGTCGCCGCCGCGTTGCTGGGCGAAACGGAGCACCCGGAGCCCCCCACCTCGGGTGGTCCGGGTGGGAGCGTCATAACCTATGTCAAGCGCCTCTTCGACGTGTGGTTCCGGTGA
- a CDS encoding CCA tRNA nucleotidyltransferase produces MVPEEFRPVLEAVQPLADAFADGGRKLYLVGGVVRDLYLGVRGSERREVDLTTDARPDEIIRLAGPVADAVYRVGERFGTIGIRRGDWTFEITTHRAEAYTDDSRKPRVRFTDDIVTDLSRRDFTVNAIALELPTLRRIDPHGGLDDLVAKRLRTPLDPEVSFGDDPLRMLRAARFVAAFDLRPDAALVRAVERLAHRLSIVSAERIRDELNRLVEVPDPTKGLWFLVDTPLAEEFLPELPALRMEQDPIHRHKDVLSHTIAVVAKTSPRRIVRLAALFHDVGKPKTRVIGPDGVSFHHHEVVGARMTRDRMRALRYPTEEIEDVSRLVFLHLRFHTYRLGWTDSAVRRFVRDAGHLLDELLELTRCDCTTRNVRKARELEERLDELQLRIEELRRREELEKIRPDLDGREVMRILGISPGPLVGEALDHLLELRLEEGPLGKEEAERRLLQWWERRPHA; encoded by the coding sequence GTGGTTCCGGAGGAGTTTCGTCCCGTCCTCGAAGCGGTCCAGCCTCTGGCCGACGCGTTCGCAGACGGCGGACGCAAGCTCTACCTCGTCGGCGGGGTCGTTCGTGATCTGTATTTGGGGGTGCGAGGGAGTGAACGTCGGGAAGTCGACCTCACCACGGATGCCAGACCGGACGAGATAATTCGGCTGGCAGGACCGGTGGCCGATGCCGTCTACAGGGTGGGTGAGAGGTTCGGGACCATCGGGATCCGCCGCGGCGATTGGACCTTCGAGATCACGACGCATCGTGCGGAGGCTTACACGGACGACTCGCGTAAGCCCCGCGTGCGCTTCACCGACGACATAGTCACCGACCTGTCCCGTCGCGACTTCACCGTCAATGCCATCGCGCTCGAGCTTCCGACGCTCCGGCGGATCGACCCTCACGGCGGTTTGGACGACCTGGTGGCGAAGCGGCTCAGGACACCACTCGATCCGGAGGTGTCGTTCGGTGACGATCCACTGCGGATGCTTCGGGCGGCGCGCTTCGTGGCAGCATTCGATCTGCGGCCGGACGCGGCGTTGGTGCGAGCGGTCGAACGTCTCGCCCACAGGCTCTCGATAGTCTCGGCGGAGAGGATCCGGGACGAGCTGAACCGACTCGTCGAGGTGCCCGACCCGACCAAGGGCCTGTGGTTCCTGGTGGACACTCCGTTGGCGGAAGAGTTCCTCCCCGAGCTGCCCGCGTTGCGAATGGAGCAGGACCCGATCCACCGCCACAAGGACGTGCTCAGTCACACCATCGCCGTCGTGGCCAAGACGTCGCCCAGGAGGATCGTTCGACTGGCCGCACTCTTTCACGACGTGGGTAAGCCGAAGACGAGGGTGATCGGCCCGGACGGTGTGAGCTTCCACCATCACGAGGTGGTCGGGGCCCGCATGACACGTGACCGGATGAGGGCGTTGAGGTATCCCACCGAGGAGATCGAAGACGTCTCGCGCTTGGTCTTCCTCCATCTGAGGTTTCATACGTATCGGCTGGGGTGGACGGACTCGGCGGTCAGGCGTTTCGTCCGCGATGCGGGGCACCTTCTCGACGAACTACTGGAACTGACCCGGTGCGATTGCACGACCCGCAACGTCCGGAAAGCCCGCGAGCTCGAAGAGCGCCTCGACGAGCTGCAGCTTCGCATCGAAGAGCTGCGCCGTCGCGAGGAGCTCGAGAAGATCCGTCCGGACCTGGACGGTCGCGAAGTCATGCGCATCCTCGGCATCTCGCCCGGCCCGTTGGTCGGGGAAGCCCTGGATCACCTACTCGAATTGCGACTCGAGGAGGGTCCTCTCGGGAAGGAAGAGGCGGAACGCCGGCTGTTGCAGTGGTGGGAGCGACGGCCGCATGCGTGA
- a CDS encoding SAM-dependent methyltransferase: MGDTEDELTSGHPSAYRRETKTNRPVSMNQLGPHSATWPDRDEDLWDGLRWGPELETDRELKLLGDVKGKRVLVLGAGAGQLPVHLASIGAHVVVVDPRQAALEATREAAEEREVRVELHQSDLAELAFVRADSVDRCVSLFALATIADLARAFRQIHRVLKPGQALVFSHPHPAFALFDPASADPLRIRRSWWDQSPRSWKSQEGSGSEHPRTIEAVFTGLVRSGFSVDTILEPAPPEGELRSPWASELLRWVPATLVVRARKEGT; the protein is encoded by the coding sequence ATGGGCGACACCGAGGACGAACTCACCAGCGGGCACCCGAGCGCATACCGCAGAGAGACCAAGACGAACCGCCCCGTCTCGATGAACCAGCTCGGCCCACACTCCGCCACCTGGCCCGACCGAGACGAGGACCTCTGGGACGGGTTGCGCTGGGGACCGGAATTGGAGACAGACCGCGAGCTGAAGCTGCTCGGAGACGTCAAGGGAAAGCGCGTCCTCGTCCTCGGAGCAGGGGCAGGACAACTGCCGGTTCACCTCGCGTCGATCGGCGCGCATGTCGTTGTGGTCGACCCTCGGCAAGCGGCTCTGGAGGCGACGCGAGAGGCCGCCGAGGAACGCGAGGTGAGAGTCGAACTGCACCAGTCGGATCTCGCGGAGCTGGCATTCGTGCGCGCGGACTCGGTCGACCGCTGTGTCTCGCTGTTCGCCTTGGCCACCATCGCGGACCTTGCGAGGGCCTTCCGACAGATCCATCGCGTTCTCAAACCGGGGCAGGCGCTCGTCTTCTCACATCCACATCCGGCCTTCGCTCTCTTCGACCCGGCGTCGGCGGACCCCCTGCGCATCCGTCGGTCGTGGTGGGACCAGTCGCCGAGATCGTGGAAGTCTCAGGAGGGGTCGGGGTCTGAGCACCCGCGGACGATCGAAGCCGTGTTCACCGGGCTGGTGAGATCGGGCTTCTCGGTCGACACGATCCTCGAGCCGGCACCTCCCGAAGGGGAGCTACGGTCTCCTTGGGCGAGTGAACTCCTCAGATGGGTACCCGCGACTCTCGTAGTACGGGCACGCAAAGAAGGTACCTGA
- the ino1 gene encoding inositol-3-phosphate synthase yields MGKVKLAIAGVGNCANSLVQGLVYYRDANDDERVPGLMHVRVGPYHISDIEVVAAFDVDASKVGLDLGKAIWAGRNNTIRFADVEDLGVEVLRGPTLDGFGEYYRQVCEESPAEPVDVAEVLRDTGADVLVSYLPVGSEQAQRHYAQACLDAGVAFVNAIPVFIASDPEWAEKFRRRGIPIIGDDIKSQVGSTIVHRVLSRLFEDRGLVIDHTYQLNFGGNMDFLNMLERSRLKSKKISKTQAVTSQIERELDQKDVHIGPSDHVPWLEDRKWAYIRIEGRNFGDVPLNLELKLEVWDSPNSAGVIIDAIRCAKLGLDRGVGGPLWAPSAYFMKSPPRQYRDEVARELVEAFIRGDDPNPSEL; encoded by the coding sequence ATGGGAAAGGTGAAGCTGGCGATAGCAGGCGTGGGGAACTGCGCAAATTCCCTCGTACAAGGGCTCGTGTACTACCGAGACGCGAACGACGACGAACGCGTACCCGGTCTCATGCACGTACGGGTGGGCCCTTACCACATCTCGGACATCGAGGTGGTCGCCGCCTTCGACGTGGACGCGTCCAAGGTGGGACTCGACCTCGGAAAGGCGATCTGGGCCGGGCGCAACAACACGATCCGCTTCGCAGACGTCGAGGATCTAGGGGTAGAAGTGCTCAGAGGGCCCACGTTGGACGGGTTCGGCGAGTACTACAGGCAGGTGTGTGAGGAGTCACCTGCCGAGCCCGTCGACGTGGCAGAAGTGCTGAGAGACACGGGGGCCGACGTGTTGGTGAGTTATCTGCCCGTCGGTTCCGAGCAGGCGCAACGTCACTATGCGCAGGCATGCCTTGATGCGGGCGTCGCATTCGTAAACGCGATCCCGGTGTTCATCGCCTCGGATCCGGAATGGGCAGAAAAGTTCCGCCGGCGTGGGATCCCCATCATCGGCGACGACATCAAGTCCCAGGTGGGTTCGACGATCGTGCACCGGGTCCTCTCGCGCCTGTTCGAGGACCGGGGACTGGTCATCGACCACACCTACCAGCTGAACTTCGGCGGGAACATGGACTTCCTCAACATGCTGGAGCGGTCCCGTCTGAAGTCCAAGAAGATCTCCAAGACGCAAGCCGTCACCAGCCAGATCGAACGTGAACTCGACCAGAAGGACGTCCACATCGGTCCCTCAGACCACGTCCCCTGGCTCGAAGACCGAAAGTGGGCCTATATCAGGATCGAGGGCCGCAACTTCGGGGACGTTCCGTTGAATCTGGAGCTGAAACTGGAGGTGTGGGACTCTCCCAACTCGGCAGGAGTGATCATCGACGCGATCCGGTGCGCGAAGCTCGGCTTGGACCGAGGGGTGGGAGGTCCGTTGTGGGCACCCTCTGCGTACTTCATGAAGAGCCCGCCACGGCAGTACCGTGACGAGGTGGCTCGCGAGCTGGTCGAGGCATTCATCAGAGGCGACGACCCCAACCCTTCGGAACTCTGA
- a CDS encoding hypothetical protein (possible pseudo, frameshifted), which produces MVEAILEAEIPVMGHIGLTPQSMHVMGGYKVQGREREAALALIEDAKALERAGCFAIVLEGVPDEVARVITDSVGIPTIGIGAGSGCDGQVLVYHDVLGIEERITPKFVRRYAELGSAATEALRRFADDVRSGRFPSHEESYHMTSEQAEALGLYGRQPRSA; this is translated from the coding sequence ATGGTCGAGGCGATCCTCGAGGCGGAGATCCCGGTCATGGGACACATCGGTCTCACGCCGCAGTCGATGCACGTCATGGGCGGGTACAAGGTGCAAGGACGCGAACGAGAGGCCGCCCTGGCGCTGATCGAGGACGCGAAGGCATTGGAAAGGGCAGGTTGTTTTGCCATCGTCTTGGAGGGAGTCCCCGACGAAGTCGCCCGGGTGATCACGGATTCGGTGGGCATCCCCACGATAGGCATCGGGGCAGGATCCGGCTGTGACGGGCAGGTTCTCGTCTACCACGACGTCTTGGGCATCGAGGAAAGAATCACCCCGAAGTTCGTTCGTCGATATGCAGAGCTCGGGTCCGCGGCTACCGAGGCGCTTCGCCGGTTCGCGGACGACGTCCGGTCAGGGAGATTCCCGTCGCACGAGGAGAGCTACCACATGACCTCAGAGCAGGCGGAGGCTCTCGGTCTATACGGACGTCAGCCTCGCTCGGCCTGA
- a CDS encoding glutaminyl-peptide cyclotransferase, translated as MILVLATAAAATSCASRARGSATSSPDTKIRPGTAEGIQRLEPRVLRRIPHDRGAFTQGLVIHDSLLWESTGLYGRSELRAIDPNSGRVVRSAPLPAQLFGEGLAAVGEALLQLTWQEHVALVWDPNSLSVIERHHYEGQGWGLTSCGRDLWMSDGSSRLTRRDQRTFLPTGFLEVELGGDPLSSLNELECVGKVIWANVWPTTEIVGIDVETGSVRFSVDAAALSRPFQRGENVLNGIAHIPERQTFLLTGKRWPWMFEVQLVPAEPDRRSRLPAPQAERG; from the coding sequence GTGATCCTCGTCCTGGCGACAGCAGCAGCCGCCACGTCCTGTGCATCGCGCGCCCGAGGGTCGGCTACTTCCTCGCCGGACACGAAGATCCGACCCGGGACGGCCGAAGGAATCCAGCGCCTCGAGCCGCGGGTGCTCCGACGGATACCGCACGACAGAGGGGCATTCACTCAAGGTCTCGTGATCCACGACTCACTCCTCTGGGAGAGCACCGGCCTTTACGGACGATCCGAGCTGCGCGCCATCGACCCGAACTCCGGTCGCGTGGTCAGGTCTGCTCCACTACCGGCACAACTGTTCGGTGAAGGCCTCGCCGCTGTCGGCGAAGCCCTCCTCCAGCTGACGTGGCAGGAGCATGTAGCGCTCGTCTGGGACCCGAACTCCCTCTCGGTGATCGAACGCCATCACTACGAGGGTCAGGGATGGGGACTCACCTCTTGCGGAAGAGATCTCTGGATGTCTGACGGCTCGTCGCGACTCACCCGGAGAGACCAGCGCACCTTCCTCCCCACCGGTTTCCTCGAGGTCGAACTCGGCGGAGATCCGCTGAGCTCGCTCAACGAGCTCGAATGTGTGGGCAAGGTCATCTGGGCCAATGTCTGGCCCACGACAGAGATCGTCGGAATCGACGTAGAGACGGGCTCGGTTCGCTTCTCGGTGGATGCGGCCGCCCTCAGCAGACCATTCCAACGGGGTGAGAACGTCCTGAACGGCATCGCCCACATCCCAGAACGCCAAACTTTCCTGTTGACAGGGAAACGCTGGCCGTGGATGTTCGAGGTGCAACTCGTACCGGCCGAACCGGACCGGAGGTCCCGCTTGCCAGCCCCTCAGGCCGAGCGAGGCTGA
- the rplI gene encoding 50S ribosomal protein L9 translates to MRVLLRNDVAGLGRRGDLVDVADGYGRNYLIPKGLAVKATPGIEAQAESMRRAREAREAQARAAAEEIASRLVTERIIVKARSGAEGKLFGSVTTSDIAEAILEQTGLEIDRRSLRSDPIRSVGVHTVTAHLHAEVEFPLTVEVVPLG, encoded by the coding sequence ATGAGGGTTCTCCTGAGGAACGACGTGGCCGGGCTCGGGCGCCGGGGAGATCTGGTGGATGTGGCGGACGGTTACGGTCGCAACTACCTGATCCCCAAAGGGCTCGCTGTGAAGGCGACGCCTGGGATCGAAGCCCAGGCAGAGAGCATGCGCAGGGCAAGGGAAGCCCGGGAAGCTCAGGCGAGAGCGGCAGCGGAAGAGATCGCGAGTCGTCTGGTGACCGAGAGGATCATCGTCAAGGCTCGCTCTGGGGCGGAAGGAAAGCTCTTCGGCTCCGTCACGACCAGCGACATTGCTGAGGCGATACTCGAGCAGACCGGATTGGAGATCGACCGACGGTCTCTGCGGAGCGACCCGATTCGGTCCGTCGGTGTGCACACCGTGACGGCTCATCTACATGCCGAAGTGGAGTTTCCTTTGACGGTGGAGGTGGTTCCGCTGGGGTGA
- a CDS encoding membrane protein produces MRAAPRPIDPRGPRFNQAVTAVLLALGFVLDWWWVVPAVAVALGTGAIFGPRYGPFLRIWASLLAPRVGPPSELEDPRPPRFAAWVGTVFLTLATVAFVSGLEPLGWVLALLVAALAGLAAVTGLCLGCEIYVRLRMAGRPSRSPVT; encoded by the coding sequence ATGCGGGCCGCTCCCAGACCGATAGACCCACGGGGGCCGCGTTTCAACCAGGCGGTGACCGCCGTCCTGCTTGCCCTCGGATTCGTCTTGGACTGGTGGTGGGTCGTGCCCGCGGTCGCGGTGGCACTGGGTACGGGGGCGATCTTCGGCCCGCGCTACGGTCCGTTTCTCCGGATTTGGGCGTCGCTGTTGGCTCCGCGCGTGGGACCACCTTCGGAACTCGAGGATCCCAGACCTCCGCGCTTTGCGGCTTGGGTCGGGACCGTGTTCCTCACCCTCGCCACGGTCGCATTCGTGTCGGGACTCGAGCCTCTGGGATGGGTTCTCGCCTTGCTGGTGGCAGCACTGGCCGGGCTGGCGGCCGTGACCGGTCTGTGCCTCGGCTGTGAGATCTACGTTCGCCTTCGGATGGCGGGCCGTCCCTCGCGCAGCCCCGTGACATGA
- the pyrE gene encoding orotate phosphoribosyltransferase produces MTFEHPDKTWLVELVKRVGLVTRPGAPFTLASGATSIHYLDGKRVLACGRDLLRVAGMALDQVPEPFDAVGGLTMGADALAVGVACAASLRGAEVRWFSVRKEPKDHGLAGRWVVGADLGECRRLLLVDDVVTTGGSTIRAIDAIRSDHPETEIVAAVCLVDRGGGARERLAELGIEYRPLLTCDDLGIPPVG; encoded by the coding sequence GTGACGTTCGAGCATCCAGACAAGACCTGGCTGGTGGAGTTGGTGAAGAGGGTCGGCCTGGTCACGCGCCCCGGCGCACCTTTCACGCTCGCCTCGGGCGCGACGAGCATTCACTATCTGGACGGGAAGAGGGTCCTGGCATGCGGGCGAGACTTGTTGAGGGTGGCGGGAATGGCTCTCGACCAGGTCCCCGAGCCTTTCGACGCGGTAGGGGGCCTCACCATGGGAGCAGACGCCCTGGCCGTGGGGGTCGCCTGTGCCGCATCGCTCAGAGGTGCCGAGGTGCGGTGGTTTTCGGTGCGAAAGGAGCCTAAGGACCACGGGCTTGCGGGGCGCTGGGTCGTAGGGGCCGACCTCGGCGAGTGTCGTCGTCTCCTGCTCGTCGACGACGTGGTGACCACGGGTGGCTCGACGATCAGGGCGATCGACGCGATCCGCTCGGACCATCCCGAGACCGAGATCGTGGCGGCGGTCTGCCTGGTCGATCGGGGTGGGGGAGCGCGCGAGCGCCTGGCCGAGCTCGGCATCGAATACAGGCCCTTGCTCACTTGTGATGACCTCGGCATTCCGCCAGTGGGATGA
- a CDS encoding beta-glucosidase, which translates to MTRSVDDPRRVEKSHQFDLPFTRDDFGPEFTWGVASAAFQVEGAWDEDGKRPSVWDEACLRGRVRGGRACLDGIDAYHRLDQDLDLLSALGIGAYRFSINWPRVFGDGRGPWNPAGASYYDRLIDGCLARGIEPWVTVHHWDMPMALEREGGWLRRATVDDFATFAAEVARHYGDRVKHWMVMNEPLSIVGHAFLGVHRRRSGLYPMAALATLHHLNLACAEGARRMREVLPQDAKIGVTHVFTLAWPYDRVGRGARARRAIDALLVDAFLDPAAGLGYPFAICPPLRPIRRFVVDGDEELARFDYDFVGVQYYGPVPTRPARLVGVLPRATVPSAEARVRSGVGVPVDPDGLLEVLRRYRSHPACRRFVITESGFGMNDRPGEDGRIRDDIRIWYARTHLERVLAAKREGIPVDGFFQWSWADNVEWLFGRSVRFGLVYIDYEDDFRRIPKDSYYWFRAFLGGETVASATVSEARRGR; encoded by the coding sequence ATGACGCGATCTGTCGACGATCCGAGGCGTGTCGAGAAATCTCATCAGTTCGATCTGCCCTTCACTCGCGACGACTTCGGCCCGGAATTCACGTGGGGAGTGGCTTCTGCGGCGTTTCAGGTGGAAGGAGCCTGGGACGAAGACGGCAAGAGGCCGTCGGTTTGGGACGAGGCCTGTCTACGGGGCCGCGTACGGGGGGGTCGAGCGTGCCTCGACGGCATCGACGCCTACCACCGGTTGGACCAGGACTTGGATCTCTTGTCGGCCCTCGGTATCGGTGCATACCGCTTCTCCATCAACTGGCCGCGCGTGTTCGGGGACGGTCGCGGCCCCTGGAACCCGGCCGGAGCCTCCTATTACGACCGCCTGATAGACGGTTGCCTCGCCCGGGGCATCGAACCCTGGGTGACGGTTCACCACTGGGACATGCCGATGGCGTTGGAGCGCGAGGGGGGTTGGTTACGGCGAGCTACGGTGGACGACTTTGCGACGTTCGCCGCAGAGGTGGCACGGCACTACGGCGACCGCGTGAAGCACTGGATGGTCATGAACGAACCCCTTTCGATCGTGGGCCACGCCTTCTTGGGTGTGCATCGCCGGAGAAGCGGTCTGTATCCGATGGCCGCACTCGCGACTCTGCACCATCTGAACCTGGCCTGTGCCGAGGGGGCTCGGCGCATGCGCGAGGTGCTTCCTCAGGACGCGAAGATCGGCGTCACCCACGTGTTCACTCTGGCATGGCCGTATGACCGGGTGGGCCGAGGTGCCAGGGCTAGGCGAGCCATAGATGCTCTGCTGGTCGACGCGTTCTTGGATCCTGCAGCGGGCCTCGGATACCCCTTTGCCATATGTCCCCCGCTCCGTCCCATCAGACGATTCGTCGTGGACGGCGACGAGGAGCTGGCCCGATTCGACTACGACTTCGTCGGGGTCCAGTACTACGGACCCGTCCCGACACGCCCTGCTCGCTTGGTGGGCGTCCTTCCGAGGGCCACGGTCCCTTCGGCCGAGGCGAGGGTGAGGTCCGGGGTGGGTGTACCGGTCGACCCCGACGGCTTGTTGGAGGTGTTGAGGCGGTATCGCTCCCATCCTGCCTGCCGACGTTTCGTCATCACCGAGAGCGGTTTCGGAATGAACGACCGGCCGGGCGAGGACGGGCGGATCCGAGACGACATAAGGATCTGGTATGCGAGGACCCACCTCGAGCGGGTGCTGGCGGCCAAGCGGGAGGGGATTCCCGTCGACGGATTCTTCCAGTGGAGCTGGGCCGACAACGTCGAGTGGCTGTTCGGCCGGTCGGTGCGATTCGGACTGGTGTACATCGATTACGAGGACGACTTCCGGCGGATTCCCAAGGATTCGTACTACTGGTTCCGTGCGTTCCTGGGGGGTGAGACGGTCGCATCTGCGACCGTCAGCGAAGCTCGCCGGGGTCGGTAG
- the arsC gene encoding low molecular weight phosphatase family protein, protein MVLFPRHRWYRACPPARSGLVTQIPGSASDASPEVSTRRKVPRVLFVCVHNAGRSQMAAAFLQHLGAGRVVAESAGSRPADALNPAVIDVMRERGIDLPASGARPKSLQEVDVREADVVVTMGCGDQCPVYPGKRYLDWDLPDPAGRPVEEVREIRDEIERRVRALLEQLVD, encoded by the coding sequence ATGGTTCTGTTTCCGCGTCATCGGTGGTACAGAGCCTGCCCTCCTGCTAGAAGCGGTCTCGTGACGCAGATACCTGGCTCGGCAAGCGACGCGTCCCCCGAGGTTTCCACTCGCCGAAAAGTGCCTCGCGTCTTGTTCGTGTGCGTGCACAACGCGGGCAGGTCGCAGATGGCGGCTGCATTTCTGCAGCACCTCGGAGCAGGACGTGTCGTGGCGGAGTCGGCGGGCTCTCGACCCGCAGATGCGCTGAATCCGGCAGTGATAGACGTGATGAGGGAGCGTGGAATCGACCTGCCGGCCTCGGGTGCACGTCCGAAATCTCTCCAGGAAGTGGACGTACGCGAAGCCGACGTGGTCGTGACGATGGGGTGTGGCGATCAGTGCCCCGTCTATCCGGGGAAGCGATACCTGGATTGGGACTTGCCGGACCCGGCCGGGAGACCGGTGGAGGAAGTCCGGGAGATCAGGGACGAGATAGAGAGGCGCGTGCGGGCGCTGCTGGAGCAACTCGTGGACTGA
- a CDS encoding carboxymuconolactone decarboxylase: MRPEPRLPALHPEQCDPETRRLLEGLRATASLANAEASNEDPAPGENLFAVLAHNPDLLRRWTSFGAQLLLGSSLSPRLREIAILRTGWLCGSEYEFGQHTLIGRAAGLQPEEIARLASREVGSWAPDEEVVIRATDELVELRDMTEGTWNELAARFEPRQILDLIFTVGQYVLVSTALRALRIPRESGVPGWPSDAGPSHG; encoded by the coding sequence ATGCGACCAGAACCGCGCCTTCCGGCGCTCCACCCTGAGCAGTGTGACCCCGAGACCCGCCGGTTGCTAGAAGGCCTCAGGGCCACGGCTTCGCTGGCGAACGCCGAGGCGAGCAACGAAGATCCCGCTCCGGGCGAGAATCTGTTCGCAGTTCTCGCTCACAACCCCGATCTGCTGCGACGGTGGACGTCATTCGGGGCACAGCTCCTCCTCGGATCCTCGCTCTCGCCCCGCCTGCGGGAGATAGCGATACTGCGCACCGGCTGGCTGTGCGGAAGCGAGTACGAGTTCGGGCAGCACACGCTGATCGGCAGGGCAGCCGGCCTGCAGCCGGAGGAGATCGCTCGCCTAGCGTCGAGAGAGGTCGGTAGCTGGGCGCCCGACGAGGAAGTGGTTATCCGCGCCACGGACGAGCTGGTCGAACTGCGCGACATGACCGAAGGCACTTGGAACGAGCTGGCGGCGCGTTTCGAGCCGCGCCAGATATTGGACCTGATATTCACCGTCGGTCAGTACGTGCTGGTTTCGACGGCCCTCCGGGCTCTGCGCATCCCGAGAGAGTCGGGTGTGCCGGGTTGGCCGAGCGATGCCGGACCGTCACATGGCTAG
- a CDS encoding short-chain dehydrogenase/reductase: MPSGRVAGKVAVVVGAGQTPGDTIGNGRAISLLLAREGATVVAVDVAEDSALETADMIRAEGGTAQVLQADVTSAADCARVAVSVLEANGRIDILVNNVGIGTGDSTPFALAEDAWDRIHEVNLKGTWLMCKAVLPTMQQQRSGAVVNISSAASVCATPFLAYKTSKAGVNALTHQLAMSMAPFGVRVNAVLPGLLDTPMAITTMSEATGIDPDALRRARDSLVPLGGRQGTAWDTAYAVLYLASDEAKFVTGVCLPVDGGQSAKIG; the protein is encoded by the coding sequence ATGCCATCCGGGCGAGTTGCAGGCAAGGTGGCCGTCGTCGTGGGTGCCGGACAGACACCCGGGGACACGATCGGAAACGGTAGGGCGATCTCACTGTTGTTGGCTCGCGAAGGTGCCACGGTCGTGGCCGTCGACGTCGCCGAAGATTCGGCACTCGAGACGGCCGACATGATCCGAGCCGAGGGCGGGACCGCTCAGGTCCTGCAGGCCGACGTCACGAGTGCTGCCGATTGTGCCCGCGTAGCCGTGTCCGTCCTCGAAGCCAACGGTCGTATAGACATCCTCGTCAACAACGTCGGTATAGGGACCGGGGACTCCACTCCCTTTGCTCTGGCCGAGGATGCATGGGATCGGATCCACGAAGTGAACCTCAAGGGAACGTGGCTCATGTGCAAGGCCGTCCTCCCGACGATGCAGCAGCAGCGTTCCGGAGCCGTGGTGAACATCTCGTCGGCTGCTTCGGTGTGCGCCACTCCGTTTCTCGCTTACAAGACCTCGAAAGCGGGTGTGAACGCTCTCACCCACCAGCTCGCCATGTCCATGGCACCTTTCGGGGTGAGAGTCAACGCGGTGCTCCCCGGCCTACTGGACACCCCCATGGCGATCACCACCATGTCCGAAGCCACCGGCATCGATCCCGACGCACTGCGGAGAGCGAGGGATTCCCTGGTCCCCTTGGGTGGAAGGCAAGGGACGGCGTGGGACACCGCGTACGCCGTGCTGTACCTGGCTTCCGACGAGGCAAAGTTCGTCACGGGGGTGTGTCTCCCCGTCGATGGGGGTCAGAGCGCGAAGATCGGGTGA